The following are encoded together in the Labrus mixtus chromosome 2, fLabMix1.1, whole genome shotgun sequence genome:
- the LOC132992669 gene encoding TBC1 domain family member 24-like gives MRLEMIQVSRSPEFPNCGNMNSVSMHASSDEDLGSLKGGRSRPRSHSYYSREDSKKYGVQTQVEETYTRPRSRSFYSIETSDQNYVHELGNSALSSPLRQKANSKSRSKPKKHSPSRDLNGNKDTLKLVSMITISESDNWEITSNSGMKYGQFVDWEKIDPEAAERYQQILKSNHQQLKTMGREGFWEMPHTLRAKAYYHIIHSINSIGTVTPDREVYYELSKELFGEQKISTHPVPEYMEAGEIPRYCLNKAGLNAVKKILLCLGKYFPEMNFCPILPELVSLLLHFSQDEAECFHSVSRLICYQDPNKRYIDQTFLTYRASCMTFGDLANKSCRGIRKLIASSHQNLFEFYSDWIMWIFADLPFTYAIRVLDVYLLEGYKVLYRVALALLCLYRVSVSSRVADVEDFRTDMKSFVQNIARHCTAENLLERGFMVSMATRRELNLLFNANKDSLMQKGVSIHQKRQSVESVDFNNITSSVVTATEMRVVWAWIPERFALFSPIRLFSTAEHGRSLASFYSHVEGHEPAVLIIKTVDEEVFGAFLPTDMIERRKHDSGGLTYFGTGECFVFTLRPSMERYQQAMVNIMTRRASPPQQVQPGNDASPEVPNTGWCPVTSTPGNTTLTCPAGTPQDPSYLTIPCTAPSEEPMTAKEPKRPKELEASMFIAGSDSQLFIGGDGGHALCLEKDLTGGYSDPCDTFKSIPLCKGHFKIQALEVWGIQNSISLSHTFLSL, from the exons ATGAGACTTGAGATGATTCAAGTTTCCAGATCGCCAGAGTTTCCTAATTGTGGGAACATGAATTCAGTTTCGATGCACGCTTCCTCCGATGAAGATCTGGGATCTCTGAAAGGAGGCAGGAGCAGGCCGAGGTCTCACTCGTACTACAGCCGAGAGGACAGTAAGAAGTACGGTGTGCAGACTCAGGTGGAGGAAACATATACAAGACCACGCTCCAG ATCTTTTTACAGTATTGAGACATCGGACCAGAATTATGTGCATGAGCTGGGAAACTCAGCATTATCCAGTCCACTGAGGCAGAAGGCGAACTCCAAGTCCAGGTCTAAACCAAAAAAGCACTCTCCATCGAGAGATCTCAACG GCAATAAAGACACTCTGAAGCTCGTGTCCATGATCACCATCTCTGAGTCGGACAACTGGGAGATCACCTCCAACTCGGGGATGAAGTACGGGCAGTTTGTGGACTGGGAGAAGATTGATCCCGAGGCTGCCGAAAGATACCAGCAGATCCTAAAGAGCAATCACCAGCAGCTGAAAACCATGGGCCGGGAAGGATTCTGGGAAATGCCCCACACGCTGCGGGCTAAAGCGTACTATCACATCATCCACAGCATCAACTCCAT tggTACAGTCACTCCAGACCGAGAAGTCTACTATGAATTGTCCAAGGAGCTCTTTGGAGAACAGAAAATCAGCACCCATCCTGTGCCAGAATACATGGAGGCCGGAGAAATACCCAG aTACTGTCTCAACAAAGCCGGCCTGAACGCCGTCAAAAAGATCCTCCTCTGCCTCGGGAAATACTTCCCGGAGATGAACTTCTGTCCCATCCTACCCGAGCtggtctccctcctcctccacttcagCCAGGACGAAGCCGAGTGTTTCCACAGCGTGTCCCGCCTCATCTGCTACCAAGACCCCAACAAGCGTTACATCGACCAGACCTTCCTCACTTACCGGGCCTCCTGCATGACCTTCGGCGACCTCGCGAACAAGTCTTGCAGAGGCATCCGGAAGCTGATCGCCAGCTCTCACCAGAACCTGTTTGAGTTTTACTCCGACTGGATAATGTGGATATTCGCAGACCTTCCGTTCACATATGCGATCAGAGTGCTGGATGTGTACCTACTGGAGGGCTACAAAGTGCTCTACAG GGTGGCGCTGGCTCTGCTCTGCCTCTACAGAGTGTCCGTCTCGTCTCGGGTGGCGGATGTGGAGGACTTCAGGACAGACATGAAGAGCTTTGTGCAGAACATAGCTCGACACTGTACGGCCGAGAACCTCCTGGAGAGGGGCTTCATGGTTTCCATGGCCACGCGGAGAGAGCTCAACCTCCTGTTCAACGCCAACAAGGACTCCCTCATGCAGAAAGGAGTCAGCATACACCAGAAGAG GCAGTCGGTTGAGTCAGTGGATTTCAACAACATCACCTCCAGTGTCGTGACGGCGACTGAGATGAGAGTTGTTTGGGCTTGGATACCCGAGCGCTTCGCCCTCTTTAGTCCCATTCGGCTGTTTAGCACGGCTGAACACGGAAGGAGTCTGGCTTC ATTCTATTCACATGTGGAGGGACACGAACCAGCGGTCCTGATTATCAAAACTGTGGATGAAGAG GTCTTTGGGGCCTTCCTGCCAACAGATATGATCGAAAGAAGAAAGCATGACTCCGGTGGACTTACATACTTTGGAACTGGGGAATGTTTCGTTTTCACG ctTCGTCCCAGCATGGAGCGTTACCAGCAGGCCATGGTCAACATTATGACCAGGAgagcttctcctcctcagcaggtTCAGCCCGGCAACGACGCTTCCCCTGAGGTCCCCAATACCGGGTGGTGCCCCGTCACCTCCACCCCCGgcaacacaactctgacatgtCCAGCTGGAACCCCCCAGGACCCCAGTTACCTGACGATCCCCTGCACTGCCCCTTCAGAGGAACCCATGACCGCCAAGGAGCCAAAGAGACCCAAGGAACTGGAAGCCTCCATGTTCATTGCAGGCAGCGACAGTCAGCTTTTTATCG GTGGTGATGGTGGCCATGCACTCTGCTTAGAGAAGGACCTAACGGGAGGATACTCAGACCCTTGTGACACGTTCAAGAGCATCCCACTCTGCAAGGGACATTTCAAGATCCAGGCACTCGAAGTGTGGGGCATCCAGAACTCAATTTCCCTTTCtcacacttttctctctctgtaa